The nucleotide window CCTGAGCAATGCAATAGTTTTCAAcatcaaattacacaaaattgaCACACAGCGATATTTAAATCTCAAGGAATACAGCATTCTTGTCAAGCAGTCATCAAATACTTTTTCGTTTTCCTTCTGAACCTAATCTGAATAAGCTAGCATCATCATTCACACATTGGTTACTTCTATGAAAAATTAGCTAACAAGCAAATATTGCTGGCAAATGATTCATGAATTTCTTTAGCATGAACAAACACGATAAGCGGAACCTAGGATTGCAGGATAAAATCTCTGCATTATCTTGTTGCTTGAGATCACAAATCCAGTAAAAGAATTGGCATATGCTATTTCTAAAAGAAAACTGAGTTCATGTTACTCAGAAATGATAGCATATAGAATGAGACCGTCGGCTCCATTTCTTTTCTAGAAAGCCGTCATTTTATCCTAAAATGAACTTATTCATGACATTCCCATTTATCCATCTCACAACTGATCATCTTTCCTCCGTGTCGTAAATTTAGGTCCCAAACATCATTCTTGCCAATGATCAAAGCAGACACACAAACCTCCACCAAAAGAATCAGCTCACCTACAAAACTTGTAAGTTCAAGATAATATGCTTAATTCATTCATACCTGACTCCTCGTCAGTCCAGTCTGCCTTGCCAGCATAATCTTATCCGAATCCTTTGGGTAACTGGTAAGCATCAGGATCAGCAAGTAAGTCTAACTGAAGTACTAAGATATCTTTGCACGAACAAGTTATGAAATTAAATAATTGAAGAGAAAAGACTGTGATGCTTACGGATGAAGAAAGTGCTCAAACAGCCAAGCACGGAGGATTGAAACTGAGCTTTCTGGCAGCCCCCTTTGTGGTCTCCATGTGTGTTGTTGCATCATACCAAGGTGCTGAAGAGCTCTCTGTTGCCTGAGCTGCTGATCCACAAAGCGGAGGCGAGTTATTCCAATTCCTTTACCATTTTCTGAGTCATCTTGCTCACCAAGGCTTTTACGAGCTGCTTTGATTTGGCCAGTAATTGCATCACGCAAACACCTAAAGTGGCGGGATATAGTTTGGAGGGCAAGTGCAGTGTATGGTTTAGCCACACCACACCCTGCTATCACATCAAATGATGACACTACAATCTGCATCTGATAATAGTACTGTTTGTACCTTCTATCAACCTGTTGCAATCAACAAATCGTCATTATACATTATGAATCCAAATATTATCAACCTATTGATTGAGAaagttttttatcaaaaccagAAAGTCATGAATGGGAATTTCAGCATCAATTGCAAGTAGGTTTACCTGATGACTGAAATAAATTTACTTAAGGATATTAGTTCACATAAGCAACAAAACAATTGGAAGTGAAGCTCAACTTAAATCCAAGAGACCAAGACCTTTAGTTGGCGATTGTGAAGTTTCAAGAAGAAATACAATGTGGATTGTGGATGTTTTAATGTAGAGTTTCTTCCAGACACAGAGAAATACAAACATACACAAAGAAAGATAGGAGAGACGAAGGCTCATGACTAGTAAAGTCCCAATGacactaaaaaaagaaaatcgaaTCTCCTCCATTACGGATTGTTGACCATAACAATCTAATAGCTTACTTTTCTCACAGAAATCTCACATGAACGAAAAGTATATCAAAAACACAACCACCACCAAACTTTTTTCTACTTCTGAGACTCCTACAACTCCCCAAGGCAAAGGTGAGAAAGATTGAAATCTTGAATATGCTGGAAGAAAGTAAATGTTTTAAACCCCTGATATCTCAAATGCTTAGCTTTCTTCTCAGAGAACAAGCAGTAAATTCAAGTACTCCGAGTGAAAACATTCTAATTTACATCCAAACCCTTCTATATGGCTCTGGAATGAACACCAACCGTAACAGGGACAACAGAGAACCATGGATTCAATCAGAACAGTCTGTCCATTCTCATATCACCCAAAACGGTAAAGATGTAAAGGCAACCATGCACATAATTTCTCATTTCCCCATCTATACATTCACAGAAATTCACATTGTGCAgttcaaaaaagtaaaaatttaGAACATAATTCAGAGCTCAATGTCAGGGCTAATAGAGTTTGGCAAGTGCTGTAACCACTTGGAAATTTCAGAACACAAAGAGACTTTGAAGTTTTGTTAAGTAAAATTTGTGATGTAACTTTTTATTTGCATTCAGTATAGTCCACTTCGTTGTCACAGTAACATACAtgtgaaaaatagaaaatgattgCCACAAGAAGAGGCTTGGAAGACTACAGCATGATGGTCTTACCTCATCCAGTATGGATAAAAGCTTAGACAACTTATTTTGCAAGTCCTGTCTTTCCGCATGTGAAAGCTCACTTGGAGAGTTATTGGCGGATTCTTCTGTTGAAGACACCTTTTTTGAGTCTCCATCCCCCTCCTTGGTACTCTTATCAACATGCTCATGTGAACTTTGATTCTTCTCTCTGTCAGGCTTCTTTAGAGCTTTTCGTACGTTTACAACTTCATCCAGTAGTTCCTGAGCTGCCTTAAGGTACTTAGAATTAGGAATAGTCCTTGCCATATTCGACATTCCATATGGAGATAAATCTCCCTTATTTGAGTCTTGACTACCACCAGAAAGACCAGGTGGTAAATATTCAGCATTTCTAGAATTCTCCTCTCTGGAAGAGGCATTCCTGCTGCCACCTTCACCTGTAACTGAAGGGTTGGGACCCAAGAATGAGGCAAAGCCAGAATTTGGATTTCGATATGGAATGGAAGCCATTTGGATTCCAGATGGAATCTGTGTGCCAAGGCTGAGAGATAATCCCTGGCCCTGTAAATTCTGTCCACCATGAAGAATGTTGGCAGGAGCAGCTAATGAGTGCATAACCAGCATCTCATTTCTCCCATCCCTCCAAGCATTAAAATCATGCTCGCCCATTCTTGAACCTCCCAGATTTGGCAAGATTTCTTGATGCTGTGCAGTAGAATTCGAAGCTTCCACCGACTGCATTTCAATACAGTTATTTGGCTGCTGATGATTCCCAGTTGGTGCATCTGAGTACGACCCAGAGCTCATATACATCATCATATTAACAGGAAGAATTTGTGCCTCTGAATATGAAACAGGCAAAGATTCCCTTAGATAGAGCATTGGAGTTGCATCCCTCTCATTATTCGAGTTAGGGTAATATGTGGCCATTTTTTCTTACTTGAAACTTTCCTGCCCCCTTGTTCAAATCTGATTACAGTATCACTCCACAAACTGAAATTTCCATAAAAAATAACTTCCAATTATTACCAATTCACAAGTCTCACTTATAAACATAAGCTGAAAAGAAGTAACAACTATCAACAGATCTATATATCACATATTTTTACTCTCCAAGAATACTAATTTGAATGACATGGAAAGTTTGCCGGTAGACCATATACAGATACCCAGAGCCATGGTTGCTTAAATGTCAATATCAGAGGCTTGAGGAGTTTATGATTGCAACAAGTCTTGAAGCCATTTCCTTTATTTATAGTATTCAGAGAATTTGTTCCATCAAGATATGGCTTTGATGCATGACCATATGACAATTATACATGCATTCATACTCTATTTTTCTCATAAAGACAAGTTTGAATGGTAAGAAGGTGAGAAATCTTCTATATTTTAGCAAAATCTAACACAACTAGCTGAGCATAACAAGGTTGGTGTCTTAAAGCTCCATGTATCTGCAACTCTAACTGAATTTAGACATTACAGGACTAGAAATTCTCCTCAAAACATAATTCCAACCTCATCCAACCAGGAAAGCAATCGAAGTTTCAAAAAGAAGCTATGGCATAAAATAC belongs to Tripterygium wilfordii isolate XIE 37 chromosome 2, ASM1340144v1, whole genome shotgun sequence and includes:
- the LOC120012108 gene encoding BEL1-like homeodomain protein 7 → MATYYPNSNNERDATPMLYLRESLPVSYSEAQILPVNMMMYMSSGSYSDAPTGNHQQPNNCIEMQSVEASNSTAQHQEILPNLGGSRMGEHDFNAWRDGRNEMLVMHSLAAPANILHGGQNLQGQGLSLSLGTQIPSGIQMASIPYRNPNSGFASFLGPNPSVTGEGGSRNASSREENSRNAEYLPPGLSGGSQDSNKGDLSPYGMSNMARTIPNSKYLKAAQELLDEVVNVRKALKKPDREKNQSSHEHVDKSTKEGDGDSKKVSSTEESANNSPSELSHAERQDLQNKLSKLLSILDEVDRRYKQYYYQMQIVVSSFDVIAGCGVAKPYTALALQTISRHFRCLRDAITGQIKAARKSLGEQDDSENGKGIGITRLRFVDQQLRQQRALQHLGMMQQHTWRPQRGLPESSVSILRAWLFEHFLHPYPKDSDKIMLARQTGLTRSQVSNWFINARVRLWKPMVEEMYKEEIGDAEMDSNFSSENAARVTKGDTKNAEDREGEELQQSASSAATDKCSPGHLIDSKTDNVPDVEMARSTAIIDFQNVMQREVETEYGFLKSRNNQRVTMDDSNIFHDAMVHPHGGSDRYMAAAAAAYHMSELGRFGGGSGVSLTLGLQHCEGGSLPMAATSHHNFVSMRGDDVYGAPASSIGTETTDFECMNAGDRQQRFSSSHLLHDFVA